Proteins encoded together in one Penicillium digitatum chromosome 1, complete sequence window:
- a CDS encoding Putative SANT domain DNA binding protein, whose amino-acid sequence MSVTLDNIQFYDGPSKPSKPPHSTFSSRGYCTGVFPSSERPNSSQTTGCSLTSRSTASRANNQKHQQTAVLPNVFDIELRKSLEEDLPPLANDAALEGASCDSLPTFDLGHEEGFDRDSSLDPPFSARVNRVSEPSDIGPSQTSSPVRPSARDPPLVEIDPMVIVRPDSANLIGDANQSPEVEVAQQREEAFSPRYPSTIYDCVSSDTSTSVLERFTESSSSSRSVSLATEASEEDFFLNLASKDHNKERYDTHQYSGKEAIYDLDNCYATAPLRSSSESVTPVRAEKAETMKLVSPARSKSLMAWTQIESTTTSLKRRKKRLENEQTSKKPCQKRKYPPVAVVIPPVRSRRTRSARSKFQSASSEMSLSRESERSGDSTDKGFIRNNLQSGLSVGESNEVLGCPRPRTSTNASYEFQGSRDDLPNCHNTSRDIIGRAILTIDSEGPKPTFFLTIVPDNIPSPNRLCTPCNHEVVAPSKNRKQSVTKCRASQAKGKNRRYSPDENYLLVTLKEEKRLTWDEITAHFPGRKKSSLQVHYSTKLQSRPTGQPRLRTKKRKRK is encoded by the exons ATGTCTGTGACTCTCGATAATATCCAATTTTATGACGGCCCTTCAAAGCCTTCCAAGCCACCGCATTCTACATTTAGCAGCAGGGGGTATTGTACTGGCGTATTTCCGTCTTCTGAGAGACCTAATTCCTCCCAAACAACGGGTTGCTCATTGACGAGTCGCTCAACTGCTTCTCGCGCAAATAATCAGAAACACCAGCAGACTGCCGTTTTACCGAACGTATTTGATATCGAACTGAGAAAGAGTTTGGAGGAAGACCTCCCGCCTTTGGCCAATGACGCTGCTCTCGAAGGCGCCTCTTGCGATTCACTGCCGACATTTGATTTGGGTCACGAAGAGGGTTTTGACAGAGACTCATCCCTTGATC CGCCATTTTCAGCGAGAGTAAATCGTGTCTCTGAGCCAAGCGATATAGGCCCCTCCCAAACTTCATCACCCGTTCGTCCCAGCGCCCGCGATCCGCCGCTCGTCGAGATTGACCCCATGGTAATCGTTCGACCGGACTCTGCAAATTTGATCGGCGATGCAAACCAATCGCCTGAAGTGGAAGTCGCGCAACAGAGAGAAGAGGCGTTTTCTCCCAGATATCCAAGCACGATTTACGACTGCGTTTCATCCGATACATCCACTTCTGTGCTTGAGCGCTTCACAGAAAGCTCGTCCTCTTCCCGATCAGTTTCTCTCGCAACTGAAGCCTCAGAAGAGGATTTCTTTCTGAATCTCGCTTCGAAAGATCACAACAAAGAAAGATACGATACACACCAGTATTCAGGAAAGGAAGCTATATACGATTTGGACAATTGCTATGCGACCGCTCCTCTCCGAAGCAGCTCTGAGTCTGTCACTCCAGTACGGGCGGAGAAAGCTGAGACGATGAAACTTGTGTCGCCGGCTAGGTCTAAATCATTGATGGCATGGACCCAGATTGAGTCTACAACAACAAGtttgaagaggagaaaaaagagaCTCGAAAACGAGCAGACAAGCAAAAAACCATGTCAGAAAAGGAAATATCCTCCTGTTGCTGTTGTCATACCCCCGGTGCGATCAAGACGAACACGAAGTGCGCGATCGAAATTTCAGTCAGCCTCATCGGAGATGTCTCTTAGTAGAGAAAGTGAGAGGTCCGGCGACTCCACGGATAAGGGCTTTATAAGAAACAATCTCCAATCAGGGTTGTCTGTTGGAGAGAGCAATGAGGTCTTGGGCTGCCCGCGCCCTCGTACAAGCACAAACGCCTCGTACGAATTTCAGGGTTCTCGTGATGACTTACCGAATTGTCATAACACGAGTCGCGATATCATCGGGCGGGCCATTCTTACAATTGACTCAGAAGGACCGAAGCCTACATTCTTCTTGACAATAGTGCCCGACAACATTCCTTCGCCCAATCGCCTCTGTACACCTTGCAATCATGAAGTTGTGGCGCCGAGCAAGAACCGGAAGCAGTCAGTGACTAAATGTCGCGCCAGTCAGGCCAAGGGCAAAAATCGGCGTTACTCGCCCGATGAGAACTACCTGTTGGTGACAttgaaggaagagaagaggctGACATGGGACGAAATTACGGCACATTTTCCTGGCCGCAAAAAATCATCGTTGCAAGTACATTATTCTACCAAGCTTCAGAGCCGGCCTACTGGCCAACCTCGGCTGCGGACCAAGAAGCGTAAAAGAAAATGA
- a CDS encoding serine/threonine protein kinase, with amino-acid sequence MDIQRQYPSVHWIWGGGISFVYEVHPRIVVKVPKSGEFERQQFHKELEIYQVFSQNPPCHSIVQCFLFSDSGIFLEYMRDQSLSSRIQNNHIRDQQTMVVTTVERLEPLSLRLEWMNDLAQAVAFLESLNLAHGDLRPENVLLDRNRLKLSDFDCTARIGTNYEACMAPYGRILNHRESDQGECGTFGFLGPRTEQFALGSLYYLINYGFEIYGDRCLAEDPYEHGPKVVDLLQNMEFPNLDGNPLIDNIIIRCWHNKYVKISDLAAHTKTLLNERTVAMESSGSGKKESREVANLVKTMLNERWYMVIGRLFHGIFYGLGTWWRSLLQSVRGESRIAKRVCGDHNDVVDQNCLEKDFLSKKEFCQDLEKRGLLEALTLGEPEEIGFTFDWYRYSTVSQS; translated from the exons ATGGATATCCAACGCCAATATCCCAGTGTCCACTGGATCTGGGGTGGAGGCATCTCCTTCGTTTACGAGGTCCACCCTCGCATTGTGGTCAAAGTCCCGAAGTCCGGGGAATTCGAGAGGCAACAATTCCATAAAGAGCTCGAGATATATCAAGTATTCTCGCAAAATCCACCTTGCCACTCTATTGTGCAGTGCTTTCTCTTTTCCGACAGTGGCATTTTCCTCGAGTACATGAGAG ATCAGTCACTTTCTTCTAGGATTCAAAACAATCATATCCGAGACCAGCAAACTATGGTGGTTACTACCGTGGAAAGATTAGAACCTCTATCCCTACGTTTAGAATGGATGAACGATCTCGCTCAAGCCGTCGCTTTCTTGGAATCCCTCAATCTGGCTCATGGTGATTTACGACCGGAAAATGTTCTACTTGACCGCAACCGACTGAAACTATCCGACTTTGATTGTACGGCGAGGATTGGAACAAATTACGAAGCTTGCATGGCTCCATATGGCAGAATACTCAACCACAGGGAATCAGATCAAGGAGAATGTGGAACATTCGGCTTCCTGGGCCCTCGAACAGAACAATTCGCCCTTGGTTCCTTATATTATCTGATTAACTATGGCTTTGAGATTTATGGCGATCGCTGTCTTGCCGAAGATCCTTACGAACATGGTCCTAAGGTCGTGGACTTGCTACAGAACATGGAATTTCCGAATTTGGATGGAAATCCCTTGATTGATAACATCATCATCAGATGTTGGCATAACAAATATGTCAAAATTTCAGACCTAGCTGCGCACACGAAAACACTTTTGAACGAAAGAACCGTTGCGATGGAAAGTAGCGGAAGCGGAAAAAAGGAAAGTCGCGAAGTGGCAAACCTCGTTAAAACAATGTTGAACGAACGATGGTATATGGTCATAGGTCGCTTATTTCATGGGATATTTTATGGCCTAGGAACGTGGTGGAGATCGTTATTACAGAGTGTCCGCGGCGAGTCCAGAATCGCCAAGCGAGTCTGTGGCGACCACAATGATGTTGTAGATCAAAACTGCCTGGAAAAGGATTTTCTGTCCAAAAAGGAATTCTGTCAAGACCTGGAGAAACGTGGACTTCTTGAGGCGCTTACTTTAGGCGAGCCTGAGGAGATTGGGTTCACTTTTGATTGGTATAGGTACAGCACAGTCTCTCAAAGTTAA